From the genome of Candidatus Nitrosocosmicus oleophilus, one region includes:
- a CDS encoding nucleotide exchange factor GrpE, whose protein sequence is MDKTKNKDQVKNDQDNDYLLLDDNTDKSNQNLKTDLSIEDMAAELKETRDDLEHYRKLYDETFNKLKYSLADFDNYRKNIEKQNALRVLSVKADILSTVVNFREDFIRALDTLKHHKVDISILEGLMNILKNIDLFLEKENVLEIKALNNVFDPNFHEIIGFSYVEDDAEENIITKEIRKGYLLNDRVLRPSLVEVSKKIIKNIDNDNKEDTKGDEV, encoded by the coding sequence ATGGATAAGACTAAAAACAAAGATCAAGTAAAAAATGATCAAGATAATGATTATCTGTTATTAGATGATAACACTGATAAATCTAATCAAAATTTAAAAACTGATTTATCCATTGAAGATATGGCTGCCGAATTAAAGGAAACAAGAGACGACTTGGAACACTATCGAAAATTGTATGACGAGACATTTAACAAATTAAAATATAGTTTAGCAGATTTCGATAATTATAGAAAAAATATTGAAAAACAAAATGCCTTGAGGGTACTTTCCGTGAAGGCAGATATTTTGTCAACCGTGGTGAATTTCCGCGAAGATTTTATACGTGCATTAGATACATTAAAACACCACAAAGTCGATATTTCAATTCTCGAAGGATTGATGAATATACTAAAAAATATTGATCTCTTTTTAGAAAAAGAAAATGTTTTAGAAATCAAAGCTTTGAATAATGTTTTTGATCCTAACTTTCATGAAATTATAGGATTCTCTTACGTTGAAGATGATGCAGAAGAAAATATTATTACTAAGGAAATTAGGAAGGGTTATTTATTAAATGATCGTGTCCTTCGTCCGAGTTTAGTAGAGGTTTCCAAAAAGATAATTAAAAATATCGATAATGATAATAAAGAGGATACAAAAGGAGATGAAGTTTAA
- a CDS encoding translation initiation factor IF-2, which produces MSIQDESGYVSLLDRLQNKLGNVVKKEVARLEVPVPRVIWVGQRTIFRNFMDFPKALRRDPEKLLLYLNKELASAGYITGERVIFLGRKPISSFGGLIDRYVKDYVICPVCGSPDTRTEKIKKLGFMICEACGARSSIKSNYA; this is translated from the coding sequence ATGTCAATCCAAGATGAATCTGGTTATGTGTCCTTGTTAGATAGGTTACAAAATAAACTAGGAAATGTGGTAAAGAAAGAAGTTGCCAGACTTGAAGTTCCTGTTCCAAGAGTAATATGGGTTGGCCAACGAACAATTTTTAGAAATTTCATGGATTTTCCAAAGGCATTAAGACGTGATCCTGAAAAATTATTACTATATTTAAATAAGGAATTAGCATCTGCAGGGTATATTACTGGTGAACGGGTTATTTTTTTGGGCAGAAAACCTATATCCTCATTCGGAGGTTTGATAGATCGATACGTAAAGGACTATGTTATTTGTCCTGTTTGCGGTAGCCCAGATACTAGGACAGAAAAAATTAAAAAGTTAGGCTTTATGATATGTGAAGCTTGTGGTGCCAGATCTTCTATAAAAAGTAATTATGCTTGA
- a CDS encoding minichromosome maintenance protein MCM produces the protein MQEQEQQTISALSNELEVFLRSFKDRDGNYKYFDKINNMMATSSTSITIDYIDFDSFSPLLAKDITHNPDEMLSAFNEAVISVLLEIHPDYTNEIREHIRVRIGNYAVQKGLRDINADVINKLLGVSGMVVRSSEVKPLGKRIAYRCLNCNQISFSQLKGLSLKKPQRCLNCSEKEMEMDVESSLFIDFQLVRLQELPEDLPAGQLPHYIEVTILGDLVDQCRPGDRIMLTGIIRIDQEASFVSGNSTTQRTSLFRLRMEGNNIEYLGGRAGDKKTRSIERISISAEDERQILILSKKPDIYDKLVSSFAPHIYGHEVIKESILLLIVGSITKKLDDGSTRRGDINVLLVGDPGTAKSEMLKFAAKIAPRGLYTSGRGSTAAGLTAAVVRDKSGIMMLEAGAVVLGDQGLVCIDEFDKIKAEDRSALHEVMEQQTCSVAKGGIVATLNARTSILSAANPMYGKYDPYKNITENVNLPIPLLTRFDLVYVIRDLPEKEKDSKIASHILEIHKDVQKSSQAAINIDLFSKYLAFAKQIVEPELTREAINIIRDYYMKMRNVDSDSMITVTPRQLEGLVRLATARARLLLKDKVEREDAERSLFLVQRMLETAGVDVNTGKVDLGVLHGKPFSEISKLKLFMEIFSSLSGEEKNDVEENVFIGELVKTGKFSDSDAKLHIKKAMNDGQIYERKAGFYSKA, from the coding sequence ATGCAGGAACAAGAACAACAAACCATATCTGCATTATCCAATGAATTGGAGGTTTTTTTACGTTCATTTAAGGATCGTGATGGTAATTACAAGTATTTTGATAAAATTAATAATATGATGGCGACATCTTCAACTTCTATTACTATTGATTATATTGATTTTGATAGTTTCAGTCCACTACTTGCAAAGGATATCACGCACAATCCAGATGAAATGCTTTCAGCTTTTAATGAGGCCGTTATTTCTGTTCTATTGGAAATTCATCCAGATTATACAAATGAGATTAGAGAGCATATTCGGGTAAGAATAGGAAATTACGCTGTTCAAAAAGGGCTGCGTGACATAAATGCCGATGTTATTAATAAGTTACTGGGTGTTTCCGGAATGGTAGTACGGTCCTCAGAAGTTAAACCATTAGGAAAAAGAATTGCCTATAGATGTCTAAATTGCAATCAAATTAGTTTTTCACAGTTAAAGGGATTATCTTTAAAAAAACCACAAAGATGCCTTAATTGCTCAGAAAAAGAAATGGAGATGGATGTAGAAAGTAGCCTCTTTATCGATTTTCAATTAGTTAGATTACAAGAATTGCCTGAGGATCTTCCTGCAGGACAACTCCCTCACTATATAGAGGTGACAATTCTTGGTGATTTGGTTGACCAATGCAGACCAGGGGATAGGATTATGTTGACAGGAATCATTAGAATAGATCAAGAAGCTTCTTTTGTTTCGGGCAATTCCACCACTCAAAGGACTTCTCTGTTTAGATTACGAATGGAAGGTAATAATATAGAATATCTTGGAGGTAGGGCTGGAGATAAGAAAACTCGATCAATAGAAAGGATTTCAATCAGTGCAGAAGATGAACGACAAATACTAATCTTGTCAAAAAAACCTGATATCTACGATAAGCTAGTATCATCCTTTGCTCCACATATCTATGGACACGAAGTCATAAAAGAATCCATTTTGCTTCTAATTGTGGGGTCTATAACCAAAAAATTAGACGATGGATCAACAAGAAGGGGTGATATCAACGTCTTATTGGTTGGTGATCCGGGAACAGCCAAGTCTGAAATGCTTAAATTTGCCGCAAAAATAGCTCCTAGGGGATTATATACTTCTGGAAGAGGCTCCACTGCAGCAGGACTAACTGCTGCTGTAGTGCGAGATAAATCCGGAATAATGATGCTTGAAGCAGGTGCTGTAGTACTTGGAGATCAAGGGTTGGTTTGTATCGATGAATTCGACAAAATAAAAGCTGAGGATCGTTCAGCGCTTCACGAAGTTATGGAACAACAAACTTGTTCGGTTGCTAAAGGTGGTATTGTGGCAACATTAAACGCGAGAACCTCTATACTATCCGCTGCGAATCCCATGTATGGCAAATATGATCCTTATAAAAATATCACTGAAAATGTAAATCTTCCAATTCCTCTTCTTACGAGGTTTGATCTTGTTTATGTGATACGCGATCTTCCAGAAAAGGAAAAGGATAGTAAAATCGCCAGCCATATTTTAGAAATCCATAAGGATGTCCAAAAATCATCTCAAGCCGCTATTAATATAGATCTCTTCAGTAAATACTTGGCATTTGCTAAACAAATTGTTGAACCCGAGCTGACCCGAGAGGCGATAAATATTATCCGTGATTATTATATGAAGATGAGAAATGTTGATTCAGACAGTATGATTACCGTTACACCCAGGCAATTAGAGGGGCTAGTGAGGCTTGCTACTGCTCGCGCTAGATTGCTATTAAAAGACAAAGTCGAAAGAGAGGATGCAGAAAGATCATTGTTTCTAGTTCAAAGAATGCTAGAAACCGCAGGCGTTGATGTCAATACTGGTAAAGTTGATCTGGGTGTATTGCATGGAAAACCTTTCAGCGAAATATCAAAACTAAAGCTTTTCATGGAGATATTTTCAAGTCTTTCCGGAGAAGAAAAGAATGACGTTGAAGAGAATGTGTTCATTGGAGAACTAGTAAAAACAGGTAAATTTAGTGATTCAGACGCTAAATTGCACATAAAAAAGGCAATGAACGATGGTCAAATTTATGAAAGAAAAGCTGGATTCTATTCTAAAGCCTAA
- a CDS encoding replication factor C small subunit yields the protein MWVEKYRPKHLAQIINQKEIVKGLENLMKKPNELPHLLFTGSAGIGKTTTALCLARQLLGDNWKRDILELNASDERGIKMVRERVKEFASIMKLSINQEKNEKPFKIIILDEADEMTTEAQTALRRIIEDSARTTRFIFICNYLSHIIEPIQSRCVIFRFSKVSEEEVIEYLKDICKKEEVKVEEKALRKIYEHTNGDLRHSINILQAASVNGNISVQQVQNAIGISGKSIIAEIIKLAINSKFNESRIKLLELLYVYGVSETDFLKYANEEIYKLDLKDPYEISSLIAEYDYRLANGAHPEIQLAAFLAQLGKINLKKDKSN from the coding sequence ATGTGGGTCGAAAAATACAGACCAAAACATCTAGCTCAAATAATTAATCAAAAAGAAATTGTAAAAGGCTTAGAAAATTTAATGAAAAAACCTAACGAATTACCACATTTATTGTTTACAGGATCTGCAGGGATAGGCAAAACTACTACAGCTTTATGCCTTGCAAGACAATTGCTAGGAGATAACTGGAAAAGAGATATTCTAGAGCTCAATGCATCAGATGAAAGAGGAATAAAAATGGTTCGTGAAAGAGTAAAAGAATTTGCATCGATCATGAAACTTTCAATAAATCAAGAAAAAAACGAGAAGCCGTTTAAGATCATTATTTTGGATGAAGCGGATGAAATGACTACAGAGGCTCAAACAGCTTTGAGAAGAATAATAGAAGATAGTGCCAGAACTACTAGGTTTATTTTTATTTGTAACTATCTTTCGCATATAATTGAACCAATACAAAGTAGATGTGTAATTTTTCGATTTTCAAAGGTTTCCGAGGAAGAGGTAATTGAATATTTGAAAGATATTTGTAAAAAAGAGGAAGTAAAAGTCGAAGAAAAAGCACTTCGTAAAATATATGAACATACAAATGGTGATTTAAGACATTCAATCAATATATTGCAAGCTGCCTCAGTGAACGGAAATATAAGTGTCCAGCAGGTTCAAAATGCAATAGGTATATCTGGAAAAAGCATAATAGCTGAAATAATAAAATTAGCCATTAATTCCAAATTTAATGAGTCAAGAATAAAATTATTAGAATTATTATATGTTTATGGAGTTTCAGAAACAGATTTTCTAAAATATGCCAATGAAGAGATTTATAAGCTTGATCTGAAAGATCCCTACGAAATTTCATCTTTAATTGCAGAATACGATTATAGACTTGCAAACGGTGCACACCCTGAAATACAACTAGCAGCCTTTTTAGCACAATTAGGCAAGATAAACTTGAAAAAAGACAAATCTAATTAA
- a CDS encoding 7-carboxy-7-deazaguanine synthase QueE, whose translation MSVINPKINNDNSTDNYVDHNYGLSVTNKHNKVQLNEMFVSIEGEGILAGTKTLFIRFSGCHLKCHWCDTKYSLSPTSGKSYTISEAKYLILQHLQPNIYKINFTGGEPLLQTRSLIALADFVKNELKIKTYLESSCFDWKRFELVLPYFDICKVEFKTSDSKVIEPKSYEDLLQNELSCLDISLNRSDKISFIKIVFTNSTTLNEVRDLLSRVFERPNISNLSGITLQPSYQFDSPSTKQILKIYDEVCSFYKDVRVIPQMHKLLGMS comes from the coding sequence ATGTCAGTTATTAATCCAAAAATCAATAATGATAACAGTACTGATAATTATGTGGATCATAATTACGGTCTTTCTGTTACCAACAAACATAACAAGGTTCAATTAAATGAAATGTTTGTAAGCATTGAAGGCGAGGGTATACTTGCAGGAACAAAGACTCTTTTCATCCGTTTTTCAGGCTGTCATCTCAAATGTCATTGGTGTGATACAAAATATTCTCTATCGCCTACAAGTGGCAAAAGTTATACCATTAGTGAAGCTAAATATCTGATCCTTCAACATCTTCAACCAAATATCTATAAAATCAATTTTACCGGAGGAGAACCTTTATTACAAACTCGATCTTTGATTGCACTTGCAGATTTTGTTAAAAACGAGTTAAAAATTAAAACATATCTGGAATCTTCGTGTTTTGATTGGAAAAGGTTTGAATTGGTTTTACCTTATTTTGATATTTGTAAAGTTGAATTTAAAACATCTGATTCAAAAGTAATCGAACCCAAATCCTATGAAGACCTTTTACAAAACGAACTAAGCTGTTTAGATATATCATTAAATAGGAGCGATAAAATTTCATTTATAAAAATCGTATTTACAAATTCCACAACATTAAATGAAGTTAGAGACTTGCTCTCTAGAGTTTTTGAGCGTCCAAATATTAGTAATTTGAGTGGCATAACACTTCAGCCTAGCTATCAATTTGACTCTCCCTCTACTAAGCAAATATTGAAAATATATGATGAAGTTTGTAGTTTTTATAAAGATGTAAGAGTGATTCCACAAATGCATAAATTATTGGGCATGAGTTAG